In Phaseolus vulgaris cultivar G19833 chromosome 3, P. vulgaris v2.0, whole genome shotgun sequence, the sequence attagaagAAGGGCAAAATGGGAGACTAACCTCGATGAAGACTGTCTTCAAAAGTGTTCCTGAAAAAGAAGTGATATTGGCTGTAATGACCTTCAGCTTTAAAGATTCGAACACCTCACACAGTTTTACCATCGTGTCTGTCCTTTTACTACATGTCAAGCTCACCACAAACGTCTTCTCTCTCATGTACGTAACCCTCAGCTGCCATTCACCAGTCAATAGCACTATATTATATAAAGGGATAAAAAAGTTTACAAAaacttcaaataaataaaatgattaaaagAGTGATGATGAGTTGGTGTTATACCTCAATTAATTCAATAGGGGAATTTCTTGAAGTGCCGGAATCAAATAGCTGTTCTGTTCTATTCTTCTTAGACCTGAGGAGAACAGGGAGGTCGTGATCAAATTCATAGGTTGGGTTTTTGAGCTTCCCAGATTCGAGATTCAAAATCTCTGCTTTGATTCTTTTCTCTTGCTCATGCAAGTTCTGGATGTATTCAATAGCATCCTTAATGATAGAAGCCTTATCCATCTGTACAAATTCGCCatcaacaaataaattaatGCACACAATACGTGTCTCCTATAGGTTCTAGCTAGCTATATACTTTTTTTCTGAAAGCGAAATGAACAATAATATCTGACTTTATCTGTGGGGTTTTCTCCACACTATGAGCATATACCTTACTGATATTGGGGACCACTGCTCTAAGCGCAAAGAGCCTTTCGTTCAGCTTCTTCCTCCTATTCCTCTCCGAAACAATGTTCTTTGACGCCACCGATGAAGCACCACCGTCCGGAGAGCTTGAATCATAGTACCCGGACAACGCCGCCTCATCCATTGCCCAGCTGCATGTCACATCaccaattattttaattacttattcAATCTCCTTCATATTAATTACACAAGTTTATATATCCAGTGAAATCACACTGAAGAAAAAACGTGGAAAAAATGATGAAGAATTGATTAATTAAGTGATGTATGGAGTAAGGAAAATGTTGTGAACTGTGATTACCTATCAAGCTCTTCGTTTTGGAAGAAGGAGTCAAGGAAATGGTCGTAGTCCTCAACAATATTGTCCATGGTTGGAAAGTTTGAGGTTGTAATGGAGGAGGGAGAGAATAAAGAATGGTTTTTgatccttttctttcttttttcttattgtATGTAGTGTTGGTGTGTTTGCAGGTAATGATTTTCTGTGCTTGGTGAGAGCAGGGTGGGATATATATAGTGGAGAGGAGGCCTTCGAGATGAGAATGTTTTCAACTTTGTTTCCATGTTTGCTGCTTCCCAGAAACAGCGACCGAGACCGTCAAACAATGTGTGGTCTCTGAGACCGCGTTATTCACATCAATAATTTATCCATGGATTCACATCAATAACCAATGCGTTTACATTTATACATTTATATCAACTTTAATGTTCTATCAACTTTAATGGTGTATTTCAGAATTATTTATCatcacaaatttataaattattttaaagatttaaaatatagagttataaatttatcattattattgaaaaatatttaaataataaattatgatatatttttttaagtttgagttaattaattttttttaatacataatattcataattatttgtattttttaataaaaaaaaaatataataaaaataattttgtgttaaatttaaataaattgattaaatatattaatatttatgaaaataatatttattattatatatctttgttattttatataactatatatattttgtttataattttattttattattttactaattttattatttataattatatattgttatgaatagtataattaaatattttttaaattattaaataaatttatgtagtatttaaatttttttatgagcaatagtatttaatttgtagtaattagatattttattttggattaataAGTTGAAAAAATTAAGTTTGAAGCTTTCTATaactttaaatatttgaatttaattcagattaaaaaaattatttcattaaatatttagaaCTTTTAGATCTTAGAAATGAGTTTGTGTTTGATTGTGCTGTCCTGTAGATTGAGGTCAGGTgttaaatgttaattgttattgcttatgttttttttgtctttatataaaaactgaaaaaaaatgtttatttaatttaatttgagatttttaattgggattctattaaaaaaaattattgaatgttTAAAAGTTTATGTTTTTAAATGAATTATTGTCATTAATTTGGGTGATATAACCATTTGATTTCTCTGTCTCCCATAGAGTACCATGACTTTATGCCCTGTTTGTTTCTGGGGCCGTGGAAGTTTACAAGCAGGAAAgtgataatattaaatattgttattataattatatttttattatttataattagtaaaaaatttcataatattattaaaaagttaaattatagttaattttatttgtacaaatatttaataatattattaataaaaataaatatagttatttattatataatattattattaattataaaaaataaatatttaaattaatttattattcaaatatttttaaaaaggataaatttataaatttacattttacaaatttttaaaaattaattttttttacacaacCATTCTATAAGTCACCaacttcaataaatttttctcacaAATTACTCTAACATATCAACCAATCCAAACAACATCATTTACCTTTCAAATCACTACAAATTCACTCTTTAAATTTCTTCCCAAATGCAAACCCACATACAATAAAAAGAATTCCAAAACTCTAGTTCTATTTGTGGGAAAGTATACGTGTAGTTAGGTTTAGtttgatttgaaagaaaaaaaaaatcagaaccaTTTGGTTGTTGcagtttttaatttctaattcgtttttattaaaaatttactctcttttttcatcttttaaataaaaatatcataataaaaaatatgttacttaaaatctaataaatatactagataataaactaataaaattataatcacTTTTTTCACTCTAAACTTAATTCTTAAAAAcactaataaaattaatatcattaaaaGTTACGATCATTATAAatacgaataaaaaatttagatcaacttaataaaaataaaaatataacactaaaaaaatattaaataataactaatttgaaataaaaataataattaattattatatatatattttttaaactttgtaagaatagttattattttataaattaaaaaattattaatatttaaagtaatttttattatataacttaaagattaaaagttttatgtgtagtcataatattaataaatgtttttaaaatattttataatttttttataaataataaaaatatttaaaagaataatatttaacttagtcaatagaataattaattaaattttatttttaaattaattattatttaataaaattttaatgcaaCAACAACTTAAATAAGATTATAAAGTTAGTTATCTTCCAGGGAAATTGATAATCTATAGGAGGATTTTCTATAACGGTTTTTtgtgtataaaattttatttctattttatttttattaatattttatctcATTAATTTACTTtagttattttgttattttataattttagtaattaataaaacagttttagttttaaaattttattttatttattattatttggagAAATTGATACGCTGatgttttagattatttttttttcaactactattatcaaattttgaattgaatttatgaaatttgtgcTTGACTTTacattgttaattgtttttaatctgATTGATTATGATTTATGACATAatacttcttattattttttaaatttcaatttaattcaaattaatCATGAAACAATTTGATTTTGAGTTTTGGTCTCTTtgtctttgaaaactctttttttGATATAAgctaattttctttatttttaaaattaaaaatatttgtaaatttatcatatatattCCTTCACAATATATATGAGTAGATGCATTTAGATAATTTATTTGTCTTCTCatgtatattaatatttattaaaatatattataaatttatattttagataatTTATTTGTCTTCTCatgtatattaatatttattaaaatatattataaatttatattgttaatatagtgtataaataataacattatttattcaaattttaatattaaatatgaatatatatatataaataataaaaattaaaaaatagataaatgtAGGCGACGACTTTGTTCCACTAGTGTTAATAACAGAAAAACTCacaaatcaaatatattttatagaaaaaaaaactcttaaaaaatgtttagattaaaatatatataacttaacaataataatattaaaggcATATTGCAATTGTTTTTCGTTTAGGCCTGTCTTAAAAATTCAAACCGCAAATCAAATTTAACAGCttgatttttagaaaaaaaatctaaaataatccAAAGTTTTCGATTTTTTCAGTTATCCTTTATTTAGAtaagttttaattttgtttttggttgaTTCTAGACCACCTATACTTTCTTTCAACCCGTTCCATAGACAACCCATGCTCCGCCACTGGTTGTTGGACAATGATTAGAAGTGGAATCGCCACAAGGGAAAAGCTGCAACAACAAAATCTTAGCGAACATTTTCATCGTCTGTACCACGTTAAAATGCTCATAGAGTGACTCTCTTAACaacattaatataaatttaatagaaacacattaattcattttaactaaaattgaaactaaattaaaatcttttatactattcaaattatattacttcttaataatgattatatcaaatttattattttttatattttttcaataataataattttttttcatgtgatgacaaataattattattatttaatatatcagtttattaaaaaatatcaagttgtataatgatatttaatataaaattttttataaaaaaattatatttaaaaacatgTTAATATAAACAAAGGGTTATTTAAAAAAGCATTAGCCCCATCATAACTGGTGTCATAATCTATTTAACTAATAGTTCGTTACCagtttaattcaaaaaaaaaagaaaaaaataaataaatttcttaataaaatgaaactaatttatagaacttctcttatataatttatctactttttatttttactttattaaaaaataattttaatttatttttcttattgtttTAGAAGTGTTCTAGCTGGTCTAAATAgaagttcttttttttttttttcatttttccttaAACCAGTAACAAAAGTAGATTTTGCTTCCATTTCttgttaataataattgatAATAATGTATTTTGTCAACGCTTCTGTTTTCTGTTTGTGAACCGTtgacattatttttaataaaaatcatttcTATACATTAATTTTTCCGTTTACAAATAGTCACACTCTACGGTGACGATGCATGTGCTTCATCAGTAAATCAatgaaaataacattttattaattgtttcatcttctaaaaaaaaatttgtaaattatttatttatttggcaTTGGTTATGTTAAAAGTTGCGATACTCCAAAACAAGGTATTGTTTTTGTTGTACACTATAAATGCTATGATCTAATCATTAatacttataaattaaaattttaattatttaaaataatttaaaatataaaaactaataattatcttaatttattttattaaaatattaaataatcaattaaatacttaaaaataattattttaatttatgtgattaaaaatattaattaatcaacATATCCGACTGTACTCGAGTTATAGAGAGTGGCAGATCCAGAATTTTTGTTAGAAGACACAATAATTAGGTTAATTCTAgtaacataaaatattaatatattttacaaaacatataacatttcttaaaaaaacataatatattttgtacGGTGATTACCGTACGACTTTGTCACGCCTCGGTTCTCATTACTGGCCAACCGAGGTAAAGATCCGTGGGTCGACTGACATCACAAGTCCAATTACGTTTAATTAAGATCAGCGAAACTAATTTGCAATTAAGagttaggtaatgcaaccctaaacGTTGTCCAACTCCTTAGTCTGGTCCAATAAGGAAAGTCCAtcaaaggtaatataaataacacatattCCAAGAATTAGGTACGACATCATATACAGTAATTTGAGAACTGAGTACCGAATGTCTTTGCTGatttgagcgtcgaagtgccttctgcaggtaccctCCGAGTTTGGATTACAAGAAGACCGAGAACCGAGGCTAGAAAGGAAGAGTGAGGAGTTTACAAGGCAGCTGAAGGACAGTACGACCGACTGATAGAAGGAGATAGAAGAATCctctcaatagttctctaggccCCAACCCTTATACGAGAACAATTAGTGCCACTGTGGGATCGAGAAAAATCGAGTAAAGAACGCTagtagatggtatcaacccgTAGCATGACAAACATGAGAGGATAATCGAAGCTAACCAGATGACGTTGTTGTGTCTACAAAGAGAGATGGTTGGGCTAAGGAGGAGAAATGAAGAAGTGAGCAGGAAGAACGAGCAGGAGATCCAAGATCTCCGCAGGGAGAACGAGGATATGAAGAAGAAATTGGTCGAGGGAGGACCATCCATTGTGTTGACTAACCTTGTCGATAGGTCATTCACCTCCCCTCTCAACCCGAGAGCGGTTGAAGAGACCAAGGACAAGGCCCCCACTCAGGAGATGGATGGTGAGTCCTGTCCTAACAAGTCGGTCCGCACGACCGACACCTTGGATTCGGTGCGTCGACACCCTTTCACCAATTCTATTATCGAAGTTCCACTGTCGGATAAATGGAAAAGCTTCAACAGGGATCGCTATTATGGCATGACCGATCCAGATGAGCACATGGATGCGTACACTATGCACATGAACTTGTATACCTCGGACGATACGGTCTTGTGTCGAGTGTTTCCCACGTCGTTGAAGGGAGGAAATCTTAGCTGATTCACAAAGCTCCCTCCCAACTTCGTCGATAGCTTCGCGACACTGATTTCCAAGTTCGAGACATAGTTTTGTAAATCAAAACATGAATGAACGttaattgaacacatacaatttatgttcacaaatagatcttatcatatcatgactctcacacaatcatacaatcaagaaggaatatgcacttaccttgatccatgagtgatcctatttgagcaattactttatctcctttttcccaatctatctc encodes:
- the LOC137807266 gene encoding transcription factor bHLH35-like, with product MDNIVEDYDHFLDSFFQNEELDSWAMDEAALSGYYDSSSPDGGASSVASKNIVSERNRRKKLNERLFALRAVVPNISKMDKASIIKDAIEYIQNLHEQEKRIKAEILNLESGKLKNPTYEFDHDLPVLLRSKKNRTEQLFDSGTSRNSPIELIELRVTYMREKTFVVSLTCSKRTDTMVKLCEVFESLKLKVITANITSFSGTLLKTVFIEADEEEKDILQIKIQTAISALNGAQSPMSI